The following are from one region of the Periophthalmus magnuspinnatus isolate fPerMag1 chromosome 5, fPerMag1.2.pri, whole genome shotgun sequence genome:
- the LOC117371088 gene encoding keratin, type II cytoskeletal 8-like, producing the protein MSVQAVKTTTFSTRASSRAPSQSFSSRSFSGYGGNVSRVVPRQSYAVRSSYGGGMGGAAGVGGFKVVGGYAAGGKGAVGGGAVEFGYVGFGGGMGGGMMQEIQHAPITAVTVNKSLLTPLNLEIDPTIQAVRTQEKEQIKTLNNRFATFIDKVRFLEQQNKMLETKWKLLQEQTTTHSNIDSMFEAYITNLRKQLDGLGHEKVKLESDLHHMAGLVEDYKNKYEEEINKRNDCENTFVLVKKDTDAAYMVKVELEAKLDALSDEIDFLRQIYDTEISELQGQIKDTSVIVEMDNSRNLDMDAIVAEVRAQYEDIANRSRAEAEMWYQSKFEEMQQSAGKYGDDVKSTKAEIADMNRRIMRLQSEIEMAKQQRANLEAQIAEAEERGELAVKDAKLRIRELEEALQRAKQDMANQVRQYQELMNVKLALDIEIATYRKLLEGEESRLATGIKTNISKQTSVNYAYGLESSRTPSYVACSFGGMKASISPVICPEAPTVKSTTVTKTETVMVKTEDGTPPQKEATPPQKEEEPQAPQEAKEVKQEEAIEEKQEQKQEKVEAEPAAE; encoded by the exons ATGTCTGTCCAAGCTGTGAAGACCACCACCTTCTCCACACGCGCTTCATCCAGGGCCCCCTCCCAGAGCTTTAGCAGCCGGTCATTCTCTGGCTATGGGGGTAACGTCAGCAGAGTGGTCCCCAGGCAGAGCTACGCTGTACGGAGCTCATATGGAGGTGGCATGGGTGGAGCGGCAGGTGTGGGGGGGTTTAAGGTAGTTGGGGGGTATGCAGCAGGGGGGAAGGGAGCTGTAGGTGGAGGGGCAGTGGAGTTTGGGTATGTGGGGTTTGGAGGTGGCATGGGAGGGGGCATGATGCAAGAGATCCAACATGCGCCCATCACGGCGGTCACAGTGAACAAGAGCCTCCTCACACCCCTAAACCTGGAGATCGACCCCACCATCCAAGCAGTCCGCACCCAAGAGAAGGAGCAAATCAAGACCCTCAACAACCGCTTTGCAACTTTCATCGATAAA GTGAGGTTTTTGGAGCAGCAGAACAAGATGCTGGAGACCAAATGGAAACTTCTCCAGGAACAGACCACCACTCACTCAAACATAGACTCCATGTTTGAGGCCTACATCACCAACCTGAGGAAACAGCTGGACGGCCTAGGCCACGAGAAGGTCAAACTGGAGTCCGATCTGCACCACATGGCAGGGCTCGTGGAAGACTACAAAAATAA ATATGAAGAAGAAATCAACAAACGTAACGACTGCGAGAACACCTTTGTGCTGGTGAAGAAG GACACAGATGCGGCCTACATGGTCAAAGTGGAGCTGGAGGCCAAACTGGATGCTCTGAGTGACGAAATCGACTTCCTCAGACAGATCTACGACACT GAGATCAGTGAGCTCCAGGGACAGATCAAAGACACGTCCGTCATCGTGGAGATGGACAACAGCCGTAACCTGGACATGGACGCCATCGTGGCAGAGGTCAGAGCTCAGTATGAAGACATCGCCAACAGGAGCAGAGCTGAAGCAGAGATGTGGTACCAGTCCAAG TTTGAAGAGATGCAGCAGTCTGCGGGGAAATACGGAGATGACGTGAAATCGACCAAAGCCGAGATCGCAGACATGAACAGGAGGATCATGAGGCTCCAGTCTGAGATCGAGATGGCAAAACAACAG AGAGCCAACCTGGAGGCACAGATTGCAGAAGCAGAGGAGCGTGGTGAGTTAGCAGTAAAAGACGCTAAACTGAGGATCCgagagctggaggaggctcTGCAGAGAGCCAAGCAGGACATGGCCAACCAGGTCAGACAGTACCAGGAGCTCATGAACGTCAAACTGGCCCTGGATATTGAGATCGCCACCTACAGGAAGCTGctggaaggagaggagagcag ATTAGCCACAGGAATCAAGACCAACATCTCCAAGCAGACAT CTGTGAACTACGCCTACGGCCTGGAGAGCTCACGCACGCCCTCCTATGTGGCCTGTTCCTTTGGGGGGATGAAGGCTAGCATTAGCCCTGTCATCTGTCCAGAGGCTCCCACTGTGAAAAGTACCACAGTGACCAAAACCGAGACCGTGATGGTCAAGACCGAGGACGGAACGCCGCCGCAAAAAGAGGCAACGCCACCGCAAAAAGAGGAGGAGCCACAGGCACCACAGGAAGCAAAAGAGGTCAAACAGGAAGAAGCCATTGAGGAGAAGCAGGAGCAGAAGCAGGAGAAGGTGGAGGCTGAACCAGCGGCTGAATGA